One genomic region from Solwaraspora sp. WMMD792 encodes:
- a CDS encoding TatD family hydrolase, with the protein MRIFDPHIHMTSRTTDDYQAMADAGVRALVEPAFWLGQPRTNVGSFVDYFDSLLGWEPFRASQFGIRHHATIALNPKEANDPRCAGVLDVLPRYLVKDGVVAVGEIGYDSMTPAEDEAFAAQLALARAHELPALVHTPHRDKARGTERTLAVVAESGIDAGRVVVDHLNEVTVGLVKESGCWMGFSIYPETKMSPPRMVEILKQYGPERILVNSAADWGRSDPLLTRTTGEAMLAAGFSADDVDRVLWRNPVEFYGQSGRLDLSDVAATAPTFEGSSIMRGGG; encoded by the coding sequence ATGCGCATCTTCGACCCGCACATCCACATGACCTCGCGGACCACCGACGACTACCAGGCGATGGCCGACGCCGGGGTCCGGGCCCTGGTCGAACCGGCGTTCTGGCTCGGCCAGCCGCGCACCAACGTCGGCTCGTTCGTCGACTACTTCGACTCGCTGCTCGGCTGGGAGCCGTTCCGGGCCAGCCAGTTCGGCATCCGGCACCACGCCACGATCGCGCTGAACCCGAAGGAGGCCAACGACCCCCGCTGCGCCGGTGTGCTCGACGTACTGCCCCGCTACCTGGTCAAGGACGGGGTGGTGGCGGTCGGCGAGATCGGCTACGACTCGATGACCCCGGCCGAGGACGAGGCGTTCGCCGCCCAGCTGGCGCTGGCCCGCGCGCACGAGTTGCCGGCCCTGGTGCACACCCCGCACCGGGACAAGGCCCGGGGCACCGAACGGACCCTGGCGGTGGTCGCCGAGTCCGGCATCGACGCCGGCCGCGTCGTCGTCGACCACCTCAACGAGGTGACGGTCGGGCTGGTCAAGGAGTCCGGCTGCTGGATGGGCTTCTCCATCTATCCGGAGACCAAGATGTCGCCGCCGCGGATGGTGGAGATCCTCAAGCAGTACGGCCCGGAGCGGATCCTGGTCAACTCGGCCGCCGACTGGGGCCGGTCCGATCCGTTGCTGACCCGGACCACCGGCGAGGCGATGCTGGCCGCCGGATTCAGCGCCGACGACGTCGACCGGGTGCTGTGGCGCAACCCGGTGGAGTTCTACGGCCAGTCCGGCCGGCTCGACCTGAGCGACGTCGCCGCCACCGCACCGACCTTCGAAGGCAGCTCGAT
- a CDS encoding EboA domain-containing protein: MNRPAQPADDPHEDPADVAGRLAAALSGVPDPDWLAQARSRIVTDPASLPMLFASAGRRCGRAELAAVPGWSADEAARVLLLVDLATVTTEAELAAAVADCYHHGDAAERRAVLKALPLLPVGDRAVPLLDDAIRTNDTRLLAAALGRYARHLDQPAWRQAVLKCVFTGVPLAAVHDLDARADAELLIMLAGLHDERVAAGRTLPDDALALLQRLRSAAADTTTRQEG; this comes from the coding sequence GTGAACCGACCCGCCCAGCCCGCCGACGACCCCCACGAGGACCCCGCCGACGTCGCCGGCCGACTCGCCGCCGCGCTGTCCGGCGTACCCGATCCGGACTGGCTCGCGCAGGCGCGGAGCCGGATCGTCACCGACCCGGCCAGCCTGCCGATGCTGTTCGCCAGCGCGGGCCGCCGCTGCGGCCGGGCCGAGCTGGCTGCCGTACCGGGATGGTCGGCCGACGAGGCCGCCCGGGTGCTGCTCCTCGTCGACCTGGCCACCGTCACCACCGAAGCGGAGTTGGCCGCCGCGGTCGCCGACTGCTACCACCACGGCGACGCCGCGGAGCGTCGGGCGGTGCTCAAGGCGCTGCCGCTGCTGCCGGTCGGCGACCGGGCGGTGCCGCTGCTCGACGACGCGATCCGGACCAACGACACCCGGCTGCTGGCCGCCGCGCTCGGCCGGTACGCCCGCCACCTCGACCAGCCGGCGTGGCGTCAGGCGGTGCTCAAGTGCGTCTTCACCGGCGTACCGCTGGCCGCCGTGCACGACCTCGACGCCCGCGCCGACGCCGAACTGCTGATCATGCTCGCTGGGCTGCACGACGAGCGGGTCGCCGCCGGCCGGACCCTGCCGGACGACGCGCTCGCCCTGCTGCAGCGGCTGCGCTCCGCCGCAGCGGACACCACCACCCGACAGGAGGGGTGA
- a CDS encoding sugar phosphate isomerase/epimerase family protein, with amino-acid sequence MNADPAGEREPATGGSGPAAAAGLRFGYGTNGFANHRLGDALALLADLGYQGVALTLDHDHLDPYAAGLPGKVARVADQLRDLDLAVVVETGARYLLDPWHKHAPTLLHDTASRRVDFLRRAVAIGADLGAEAVSFWSGVRPADVDDAIAWDRLVAGCATVVEAADAAGVTLGFEPEPGMLVADIAGWWRLRDALGRPDRFGITLDIGHCRCLEPVPVPQCVTDVAAHLVNVQIDDMRRGVHEHLEFGTGEIDFPPVLAALDAAGYRGLVAVELPRHSHAAPAVAARSIEFLRSAELQARTGPAGTASAGTDSARTVAEGGQP; translated from the coding sequence ATGAACGCCGACCCGGCCGGCGAGCGGGAACCGGCAACCGGCGGGTCCGGCCCGGCCGCAGCAGCCGGGCTGCGGTTCGGGTACGGCACCAACGGCTTCGCCAACCATCGGCTCGGTGACGCGCTGGCGCTGCTCGCCGACCTCGGCTACCAGGGTGTCGCGCTCACCCTCGACCACGATCACCTCGACCCGTACGCCGCCGGTCTGCCCGGCAAGGTGGCCCGGGTCGCCGACCAGTTGCGGGACCTCGACCTCGCGGTCGTGGTCGAGACCGGCGCCCGGTACCTGCTCGACCCGTGGCACAAACACGCCCCGACCCTGCTGCACGACACCGCGTCCCGTCGGGTCGACTTCCTGCGCCGGGCGGTGGCGATCGGCGCCGACCTGGGCGCGGAGGCGGTCTCCTTCTGGTCCGGGGTGCGCCCGGCCGACGTCGACGACGCCATCGCCTGGGACCGGCTGGTCGCCGGCTGCGCGACGGTCGTCGAGGCGGCCGACGCCGCCGGCGTCACCCTCGGCTTCGAACCCGAGCCCGGGATGCTGGTGGCCGACATCGCCGGCTGGTGGCGGCTGCGCGACGCGCTGGGCCGACCGGACCGGTTCGGCATCACTCTCGACATCGGACACTGCCGCTGCCTGGAGCCGGTGCCGGTGCCGCAGTGCGTGACCGACGTGGCCGCGCACCTGGTCAACGTCCAGATCGACGACATGCGCCGGGGCGTGCACGAGCACCTCGAGTTCGGCACCGGGGAGATCGACTTCCCGCCGGTGCTGGCCGCCCTCGACGCCGCCGGTTACCGGGGCCTGGTCGCCGTCGAGCTGCCCCGGCATTCGCATGCCGCCCCGGCGGTCGCCGCCCGGTCCATCGAGTTCCTTCGGTCCGCCGAACTCCAGGCCCGCACGGGACCGGCCGGTACGGCATCAGCCGGTACGGATTCGGCCCGCACCGTCGCTGAAGGAGGCCAGCCGTGA